The Osmerus eperlanus chromosome 22, fOsmEpe2.1, whole genome shotgun sequence genome window below encodes:
- the ccdc40 gene encoding coiled-coil domain-containing protein 40 isoform X2: MESGENEGAGQEERKEAPTQEKDNEAPGEPAVAGDDSGVTVPPVQEGRPDEPSDRDRPDSHSNSGESGTEAAFIAPNTPETMGDHGSTPIPPNPSLHLLVPDSEEELTRGEEEEEEEDEELIVLDPEHPLMKRFQNALKTHLNKQLERLNMELREKAALEKVEAGRREELGVDLYGVQQELARLQACLEGRHNTNTHAVTQRRQAQEQLDGVRGQYSGTVCQVGKQRTHVSQLQAEVESLALRLFYTREVNSDLRSDIAAMKNASRKADAEKTQAEDQKYKQDLYVERLTKHMERLTEQISMYEVQTLAQSGETKAAKEALAEAQMEMDSLAMERKHLLQQWNSSLVGMRRRDEAFTAMQEALSHASHQVISLDTEIEGFKKSITGEEERNELLMSLLHRAQLDGATSRKLSSQSQAQQEALQAQYSIYTRTLQETEKTLARLTGERRGCEAELTSLRNQMEDDCAARVHLENRIVAKMQEQLTHDNAAKYSRRLTDKMAAHKRDSEAQMSRLENEVAGVTLEVSEVSLRLEGVARAQAALEEELERRNGLLSASEATIAKLVNVIERKQAAINVYNRKIEQIVASTGHEDMGPLEIRASTLSRELEEVWAEIKEQQQFWLWQQGELVSLAQERQTQSAALRHLQTQLTILLQRKVRTEGDIEQERREQVELERHMKMLEADMLKLNTLLSHNSQLLQALEQGNVLMETGFLHRLKEAERESVDTQMRLEKIKEEKERLLNSLIEAERQIMLWEKKTQLARETLSAVDSEVGQGDIRTMRTEIHRMQVRYGQLGKQQERLLRDMEAVVARRESIVMRSEGQARSDRKQPTHSDLHGMLQSLRRKILDTQKQAEQCDGVIRDLQESQAVLSSSLREKQLRLGEQHGASTVLTSDLHSLQDTKERNLARLVSLQGRAKQLEAVRAGRYSVLSAGGPEALEQGLQQQEERLHAVASILQRATQEFPQHQGPLRRLSLALAARLHAAPQPGSQS; the protein is encoded by the exons ATGGAGAGTGGAGAAAACGAGGGcgcagggcaggaggagaggaaggaagcccCAACACAGGAGAAGGACAATGAGGCTCCAGGTGAACCTGCAGTGGCAGGGGACGATTCAGGGGTCACTGTGCCGCCCGTTCAAGAG GGTAGGCCCGATGAACCGTCAGACAGAGACCGGCCTGACTCCCACTCCAACTCAGGAGAAAGTGGCACTGAGGCAGCCTTCATAGCACCCAATACCCCAG AGACCATGGGAGACCATGGGAGCACGCCGATTCCTCCTAACCCTTCACTGCACCTCCTCGTTCCTGACAGTGAGGAAGAGCTGACacgcggggaggaggaggaagaggaggaagatgaagagcTGATCGTCCTGGACCCAGAACAT CCCCTGATGAAAAGGTTCCAGAATGCTCTGAAGACCCACCTCAACAAGCAGCTGGAGAGACTCAACATGGAGCTAAGGGAGAAG gcagcgttggagaaggtggaggccgGCCGCAGAGAGGAGCTGGGCGTGGATCTGTACGGTGTTCAGCAGGAGTTAGCCCGGCTCCAGGCCTGTCTGGAGGGCCGCCACAACACCAACACCCATGCGGTGACCCAGCGGAGGCAGGCCCAGGAGCAGCTGGACGGGGTGAGGGGCCAGTACAGCGGCACGGTGTGCCAGGTCGGCAAGCAGAGAACCCACG TGTCCCAGCTGCAGGCGGAGGTGGAGAGCCTGGCCCTGCGCCTGTTTTACACGCGCGAGGTCAACTCCGACCTGCGCTCGGACATCGCCGCCATGAAGAACGCCTCGCGCAAGGCCGACGCCGAGAAGACCCAGGCGGAGGACCAGAAGTACAAGCAGGACCTGTACGTGGAACGCCTCACCAAGCACATGGAGAGGCTGACAGAGCAGATATCCATGTACGAGGTCCAGACCCTCGCCCAGTCTGGCGAGACAAAGGCGGCTAAGGAGGCTCTGGCTGAG gCCCAGATGGAGATGGACAGTCTTGCAATGGAGAGGAAGCACCTGCTGCAGCAGTGGAACAGCAGCCTGGTGGGCATGCGGAGACGAGATGAGGCCTTCACTGCCATGCAGGAGGCCCTCAG ccaCGCAAGTCACCAGGTGATATCCCTGGACACGGAGATCGAGGGCTTCAAGAAGTCCATCACCGGCGAGGAGGAGCGCAACGAGCTGCTGATGTCGCTCCTCCACCGGGCCCAACTGGACGGCGCCACCTCCCGCAAGCTGAGCAGCCAGAGCCAGGCCCAGCAGGAGGCGCTGCAGGCGCAGTACAGCATCTACACGAGGACCCTCCAGGAGACGGAGAAAACGCTGGCCCGCCTCACCGGC gagcGCCGCGGGTGTGAGGCGGAGCTGACGTCCCTCAGGAACCAGATGGAGGACGACTGCGCGGCACGGGTGCATCTGGAGAACCGGATCGTGGCCAAAATGCAGGAGCAGCTCACCCACGACAACGCGGCCAAGTACTCCCGACGCCTGACCGACAAGATGGCCGCCCACAAGAGGGACAGC GAGGCCCAGATGTCTCGTCTGGAGAACGAGGTGGCGGGGGTGACGCTGGAGGTCAGCGAGGTGAGCCTGCGTCTCGAGGGCGTGGCCCGCGCCCAGGccgccctggaggaggagctggagcgcCGCAACGGCCTGCTGTCGGCCAGCGAGGCCACCATCGCCAAGCTCGTCAACGTCATCGAGCGCAAGCAGGCCGCCATCAACGTCTACAACCGGAAGATCGAGCAGATCGTGGCCAGCaccggg CACGAGGACATGGGCCCCCTGGAGATCCGCGCCAGCACGCTGAgcagggagctggaggaggtgtgggcggAGATCAAGGAGCAGCAGCAGTTCTGGCTGTGGCAGCAGGGGGAGCTGGTGAGCCTGGCCCAGGAGAGACAGACCCAGAGCGCCGCCCTGCGCCACCTGCAGACACAGCTCACCATCCTGCTGCAGAGGAAGGTCCGCACCGAGG GTGACATCGAGCAGGAGCGCAGGGAGCAGGTGGAGCTGGAGAGACACATGAAGATGCTGGAAGCCGACATGCTGAAGCTGAACACCCTGCTGAGCCACAACAGCCAGCTCCTCCAGGCCCTGGAGCAGGGCAACGTCCTCATGGAGACAGGCTTCCTGCACAGGCTCAAG gaggcagagagggagtctgTCGACACGCAGATGAGACTGGAGAAGatcaaggaggagaaggagagactccTCAACAGTCTGATAGAGGCCGA GCGCCAGATCATGCTGTGGGAAAAGAAGACCCAGCTGGCGAGAGAGACCCTGTCGGCGGTGGACTCCGAGGTGGGCCAGGGAGACATCCGCACCATGAGGACTGAGATCCACCGCATGCAG gtgcgcTACGGGCAGCTGGGGAAGCAGCAGGAGCGCCTGCTGAGGGACATGGAGGCGGTGGTGGCGAGGAGGGAGAGCATCGTGATGAGGAGCGAGGGCCAGGCTCGCAGCGACCGCAAGCAGCCCACGCACTCGGACCTCCACGGCATGCTGCAGAGCCTGCGCAGGAAGATCCTGGACACGCAGaag cAAGCGGAGCAGTGTGACGGGGTGATCCGGGACCTCCAGGAGAGCCAGGCTGTGCTGAGCAGCAGCCTGAGGGAGAAGCAGCTACGCCTGGGAGAGCAGCACGGGGCCAGCACCGTCCTGACCTCCGACCTCCACAGTCTGCAGGACACCAAGGAgagg AACCTGGCCCGCCTCGTGTCCCTGCAGGGCCGGGCCAAGCAGCTGGAGGCGGTGCGTGCGGGCCGCTACAGCGTCCTCTCCGCGGGGGGCCCGGAGGCCCTGGAGCAGGGcctgcagcagcaggaggagaggctccACGCCGTGGCCTCCATCCTGCAGCGCGCCACCCAGGAGTTCCCCCAACACCAGGGGCCGCTGCGACgcctctccctggccctggccGCCCGCCTGCACGCCGCACCGCAGCCGGGCAGCCAGTCAtga
- the ccdc40 gene encoding coiled-coil domain-containing protein 40 isoform X1, with product MESGENEGAGQEERKEAPTQEKDNEAPGEPAVAGDDSGVTVPPVQEGRPDEPSDRDRPDSHSNSGESGTEAAFIAPNTPVETMGDHGSTPIPPNPSLHLLVPDSEEELTRGEEEEEEEDEELIVLDPEHPLMKRFQNALKTHLNKQLERLNMELREKAALEKVEAGRREELGVDLYGVQQELARLQACLEGRHNTNTHAVTQRRQAQEQLDGVRGQYSGTVCQVGKQRTHVSQLQAEVESLALRLFYTREVNSDLRSDIAAMKNASRKADAEKTQAEDQKYKQDLYVERLTKHMERLTEQISMYEVQTLAQSGETKAAKEALAEAQMEMDSLAMERKHLLQQWNSSLVGMRRRDEAFTAMQEALSHASHQVISLDTEIEGFKKSITGEEERNELLMSLLHRAQLDGATSRKLSSQSQAQQEALQAQYSIYTRTLQETEKTLARLTGERRGCEAELTSLRNQMEDDCAARVHLENRIVAKMQEQLTHDNAAKYSRRLTDKMAAHKRDSEAQMSRLENEVAGVTLEVSEVSLRLEGVARAQAALEEELERRNGLLSASEATIAKLVNVIERKQAAINVYNRKIEQIVASTGHEDMGPLEIRASTLSRELEEVWAEIKEQQQFWLWQQGELVSLAQERQTQSAALRHLQTQLTILLQRKVRTEGDIEQERREQVELERHMKMLEADMLKLNTLLSHNSQLLQALEQGNVLMETGFLHRLKEAERESVDTQMRLEKIKEEKERLLNSLIEAERQIMLWEKKTQLARETLSAVDSEVGQGDIRTMRTEIHRMQVRYGQLGKQQERLLRDMEAVVARRESIVMRSEGQARSDRKQPTHSDLHGMLQSLRRKILDTQKQAEQCDGVIRDLQESQAVLSSSLREKQLRLGEQHGASTVLTSDLHSLQDTKERNLARLVSLQGRAKQLEAVRAGRYSVLSAGGPEALEQGLQQQEERLHAVASILQRATQEFPQHQGPLRRLSLALAARLHAAPQPGSQS from the exons ATGGAGAGTGGAGAAAACGAGGGcgcagggcaggaggagaggaaggaagcccCAACACAGGAGAAGGACAATGAGGCTCCAGGTGAACCTGCAGTGGCAGGGGACGATTCAGGGGTCACTGTGCCGCCCGTTCAAGAG GGTAGGCCCGATGAACCGTCAGACAGAGACCGGCCTGACTCCCACTCCAACTCAGGAGAAAGTGGCACTGAGGCAGCCTTCATAGCACCCAATACCCCAG TAGAGACCATGGGAGACCATGGGAGCACGCCGATTCCTCCTAACCCTTCACTGCACCTCCTCGTTCCTGACAGTGAGGAAGAGCTGACacgcggggaggaggaggaagaggaggaagatgaagagcTGATCGTCCTGGACCCAGAACAT CCCCTGATGAAAAGGTTCCAGAATGCTCTGAAGACCCACCTCAACAAGCAGCTGGAGAGACTCAACATGGAGCTAAGGGAGAAG gcagcgttggagaaggtggaggccgGCCGCAGAGAGGAGCTGGGCGTGGATCTGTACGGTGTTCAGCAGGAGTTAGCCCGGCTCCAGGCCTGTCTGGAGGGCCGCCACAACACCAACACCCATGCGGTGACCCAGCGGAGGCAGGCCCAGGAGCAGCTGGACGGGGTGAGGGGCCAGTACAGCGGCACGGTGTGCCAGGTCGGCAAGCAGAGAACCCACG TGTCCCAGCTGCAGGCGGAGGTGGAGAGCCTGGCCCTGCGCCTGTTTTACACGCGCGAGGTCAACTCCGACCTGCGCTCGGACATCGCCGCCATGAAGAACGCCTCGCGCAAGGCCGACGCCGAGAAGACCCAGGCGGAGGACCAGAAGTACAAGCAGGACCTGTACGTGGAACGCCTCACCAAGCACATGGAGAGGCTGACAGAGCAGATATCCATGTACGAGGTCCAGACCCTCGCCCAGTCTGGCGAGACAAAGGCGGCTAAGGAGGCTCTGGCTGAG gCCCAGATGGAGATGGACAGTCTTGCAATGGAGAGGAAGCACCTGCTGCAGCAGTGGAACAGCAGCCTGGTGGGCATGCGGAGACGAGATGAGGCCTTCACTGCCATGCAGGAGGCCCTCAG ccaCGCAAGTCACCAGGTGATATCCCTGGACACGGAGATCGAGGGCTTCAAGAAGTCCATCACCGGCGAGGAGGAGCGCAACGAGCTGCTGATGTCGCTCCTCCACCGGGCCCAACTGGACGGCGCCACCTCCCGCAAGCTGAGCAGCCAGAGCCAGGCCCAGCAGGAGGCGCTGCAGGCGCAGTACAGCATCTACACGAGGACCCTCCAGGAGACGGAGAAAACGCTGGCCCGCCTCACCGGC gagcGCCGCGGGTGTGAGGCGGAGCTGACGTCCCTCAGGAACCAGATGGAGGACGACTGCGCGGCACGGGTGCATCTGGAGAACCGGATCGTGGCCAAAATGCAGGAGCAGCTCACCCACGACAACGCGGCCAAGTACTCCCGACGCCTGACCGACAAGATGGCCGCCCACAAGAGGGACAGC GAGGCCCAGATGTCTCGTCTGGAGAACGAGGTGGCGGGGGTGACGCTGGAGGTCAGCGAGGTGAGCCTGCGTCTCGAGGGCGTGGCCCGCGCCCAGGccgccctggaggaggagctggagcgcCGCAACGGCCTGCTGTCGGCCAGCGAGGCCACCATCGCCAAGCTCGTCAACGTCATCGAGCGCAAGCAGGCCGCCATCAACGTCTACAACCGGAAGATCGAGCAGATCGTGGCCAGCaccggg CACGAGGACATGGGCCCCCTGGAGATCCGCGCCAGCACGCTGAgcagggagctggaggaggtgtgggcggAGATCAAGGAGCAGCAGCAGTTCTGGCTGTGGCAGCAGGGGGAGCTGGTGAGCCTGGCCCAGGAGAGACAGACCCAGAGCGCCGCCCTGCGCCACCTGCAGACACAGCTCACCATCCTGCTGCAGAGGAAGGTCCGCACCGAGG GTGACATCGAGCAGGAGCGCAGGGAGCAGGTGGAGCTGGAGAGACACATGAAGATGCTGGAAGCCGACATGCTGAAGCTGAACACCCTGCTGAGCCACAACAGCCAGCTCCTCCAGGCCCTGGAGCAGGGCAACGTCCTCATGGAGACAGGCTTCCTGCACAGGCTCAAG gaggcagagagggagtctgTCGACACGCAGATGAGACTGGAGAAGatcaaggaggagaaggagagactccTCAACAGTCTGATAGAGGCCGA GCGCCAGATCATGCTGTGGGAAAAGAAGACCCAGCTGGCGAGAGAGACCCTGTCGGCGGTGGACTCCGAGGTGGGCCAGGGAGACATCCGCACCATGAGGACTGAGATCCACCGCATGCAG gtgcgcTACGGGCAGCTGGGGAAGCAGCAGGAGCGCCTGCTGAGGGACATGGAGGCGGTGGTGGCGAGGAGGGAGAGCATCGTGATGAGGAGCGAGGGCCAGGCTCGCAGCGACCGCAAGCAGCCCACGCACTCGGACCTCCACGGCATGCTGCAGAGCCTGCGCAGGAAGATCCTGGACACGCAGaag cAAGCGGAGCAGTGTGACGGGGTGATCCGGGACCTCCAGGAGAGCCAGGCTGTGCTGAGCAGCAGCCTGAGGGAGAAGCAGCTACGCCTGGGAGAGCAGCACGGGGCCAGCACCGTCCTGACCTCCGACCTCCACAGTCTGCAGGACACCAAGGAgagg AACCTGGCCCGCCTCGTGTCCCTGCAGGGCCGGGCCAAGCAGCTGGAGGCGGTGCGTGCGGGCCGCTACAGCGTCCTCTCCGCGGGGGGCCCGGAGGCCCTGGAGCAGGGcctgcagcagcaggaggagaggctccACGCCGTGGCCTCCATCCTGCAGCGCGCCACCCAGGAGTTCCCCCAACACCAGGGGCCGCTGCGACgcctctccctggccctggccGCCCGCCTGCACGCCGCACCGCAGCCGGGCAGCCAGTCAtga